A portion of the Streptomyces platensis genome contains these proteins:
- a CDS encoding zinc-dependent alcohol dehydrogenase family protein, producing the protein MAPDSGPDILSGWAVRHPGPVASGPLTPVRRPAPEPGPDDLLLRVEACGVCRTDLHLAEGDLPPHRPSTVPGHEIVGRVTTTGAAVTRFRAGDCVGGAWLRGTCGICRYCRAGHENLCPASVYTGWDADGGFAEAAVVPADYAYPLPDTEDATLLAPLLCAGIIGYRALRRSALPAGGRLGIYGFGASAHLAAQVALAEGATVHVLTRSAQARELALELGASSAGDAYDRPPEPLDSAILFAPVGDLVPVALEALDRSGTLAVAGIHLTDIPPLTYQRHLFYERNLCSVTSNTREDGREFLATAARIGIQVTVSRYPLSRAPEALADLAADRVHGAAVLTPG; encoded by the coding sequence ATGGCCCCCGATTCAGGCCCGGACATCCTGTCCGGGTGGGCCGTCCGGCATCCCGGCCCGGTTGCCTCCGGGCCGCTGACGCCGGTCCGCCGCCCGGCTCCCGAGCCGGGCCCCGATGACCTGTTGCTCAGGGTGGAGGCCTGCGGTGTCTGCCGTACGGATCTGCACCTGGCGGAGGGCGACCTGCCCCCGCACCGCCCGTCGACCGTGCCGGGCCATGAGATCGTCGGCCGGGTGACGACCACCGGCGCGGCGGTGACCCGGTTCCGGGCCGGGGACTGTGTGGGCGGGGCGTGGCTGCGCGGTACCTGCGGAATCTGCCGCTACTGCCGGGCGGGCCACGAGAACCTCTGTCCGGCCTCCGTGTACACCGGGTGGGACGCCGACGGCGGCTTCGCCGAAGCCGCCGTCGTGCCCGCGGACTACGCCTACCCGCTCCCGGACACCGAGGACGCCACGCTGCTGGCGCCGCTGTTGTGCGCCGGGATCATCGGCTACCGCGCGCTGCGCCGTAGTGCGCTGCCCGCCGGCGGCCGCCTCGGCATCTACGGATTCGGCGCCTCGGCGCATCTGGCCGCGCAGGTCGCCCTGGCCGAAGGGGCCACCGTCCATGTGCTGACCCGGTCCGCGCAGGCCCGTGAACTCGCCCTGGAACTGGGCGCGTCCTCGGCCGGCGACGCCTACGACCGGCCGCCCGAACCGCTGGACTCGGCGATTCTCTTCGCACCGGTGGGCGACCTGGTGCCGGTGGCGCTGGAGGCACTGGACCGCTCCGGCACTCTCGCCGTGGCCGGGATCCATCTCACCGACATCCCGCCGCTCACGTACCAACGCCATCTCTTCTACGAGCGGAATCTGTGCAGCGTGACCTCCAATACCCGGGAGGACGGCCGTGAGTTCCTGGCGACCGCGGCGCGGATCGGCATCCAGGTCACCGTCAGCCGCTACCCGCTGAGCCGCGCCCCGGAGGCGCTCGCCGATCTGGCCGCGGACCGGGTTCACGGGGCAGCAGTGCTGACGCCCGGCTGA
- a CDS encoding CU044_2847 family protein: MPRFSEFSLADGTSVRLELAPAAAAAPPAQSPEADLPDGMGPTVPVARGGAAAGAGAVAAMRTTLRPLGPLLQEIHDAVTASERPPSEMSVQFGVQVGQDLKFGIVGANGHASLTITATWQPQRAE, translated from the coding sequence GTGCCCCGATTCTCGGAATTCAGCCTCGCCGACGGAACGTCGGTCCGCCTCGAACTGGCCCCGGCGGCCGCGGCCGCGCCCCCGGCGCAGTCCCCGGAGGCCGACCTGCCTGACGGTATGGGCCCGACCGTGCCGGTGGCCCGTGGCGGTGCGGCGGCCGGAGCCGGTGCCGTCGCGGCGATGCGGACGACGCTGCGTCCGCTCGGGCCCCTGCTCCAGGAGATCCACGACGCGGTCACCGCCTCCGAACGCCCGCCGAGCGAGATGTCGGTGCAGTTCGGGGTGCAGGTCGGCCAGGATCTCAAGTTCGGCATCGTCGGGGCCAACGGCCATGCGAGCCTGACGATCACGGCGACCTGGCAGCCCCAGCGGGCGGAGTAA
- a CDS encoding FAD-binding oxidoreductase, protein MAVEQIQAGVECGIEVGRGDARYEALRRGFNQRFIATPDYVSVVSSTGEVVAAVNKYLANHRSDEDLHRRLTVRSGGHCYENFVCGNDVGVIVDMGQLDRAYLDQEMGAYCVESGANNWHVATHLYAPFGVALPGGSCYSVATGGHVAGGGYGLLSRQHGLTVDYLYAVEVVVVRDGQHAEVVIARRDSPEPELRELWWAHTGGGGGNFGVVTRYWFKGLPEPPSQVLLHAVAWPWEELLERPERLKSLVRNYGLFFEYENTTRLPASLRGDYSDMFSLLKLNQRANGKIGLITQLDATRPDSAERLNAFLDWITQDLDVEPTPLDRRMGEHAPMCGLVVPTRLPWLTATQTLNGSGDNQCGKYKSAYMRRGFTEAQLDAIYRHLSTEDYDNPQALLQVDSYGGAINLPESGATAVYQRSSVLKLQYQTYWSWDQDANHDGVTDYLDAEIDPAIAAPHLRWIREFYRDVYQDTGGVPILAPTDAPAGGQPEPVTDGCYINYPDTDLDDPEWNRSGESSHRLYYGDNYARLQAVKEHWDPRNVFRHAQSIQPYTR, encoded by the coding sequence ATGGCTGTCGAGCAGATCCAGGCCGGAGTCGAGTGCGGGATCGAGGTGGGCCGGGGCGACGCCCGCTATGAGGCCCTGCGGAGAGGGTTCAACCAGCGCTTCATCGCGACACCTGACTATGTGTCGGTGGTCAGCTCGACAGGTGAGGTCGTCGCCGCGGTCAACAAGTATCTGGCGAACCACCGTTCCGACGAGGATCTCCACCGGCGGCTCACGGTCCGCTCGGGCGGCCACTGCTACGAGAACTTCGTCTGCGGGAACGACGTGGGCGTGATCGTCGACATGGGGCAGCTGGACCGGGCCTACCTGGACCAGGAAATGGGCGCGTACTGCGTGGAGTCGGGGGCGAACAACTGGCATGTCGCCACGCACCTCTACGCACCGTTCGGGGTGGCCCTGCCCGGCGGCTCCTGTTACTCCGTGGCCACCGGCGGCCATGTGGCCGGCGGGGGCTACGGACTGCTGTCCCGGCAGCACGGGCTGACCGTCGACTATCTCTACGCGGTGGAGGTCGTCGTGGTCCGCGACGGGCAGCATGCGGAGGTCGTGATCGCGCGCCGCGACTCGCCCGAACCCGAGCTGCGGGAGCTGTGGTGGGCCCACACCGGCGGGGGCGGCGGGAACTTCGGGGTGGTCACCCGGTATTGGTTCAAGGGCCTGCCCGAGCCCCCCTCCCAGGTCCTGCTGCACGCCGTGGCGTGGCCGTGGGAGGAGTTGCTGGAGCGCCCGGAGCGCCTGAAGTCGCTGGTGCGCAACTACGGGCTGTTCTTCGAGTACGAGAACACCACCCGGCTCCCGGCCTCCCTCCGCGGCGACTACAGCGATATGTTCAGCCTGCTGAAGCTGAACCAGCGCGCCAACGGCAAGATCGGTCTGATCACCCAGCTCGACGCCACCAGGCCGGACAGCGCGGAGCGGCTGAACGCCTTCCTCGACTGGATCACCCAGGATCTGGACGTCGAGCCCACCCCCTTGGACCGGCGGATGGGTGAGCACGCCCCCATGTGCGGCCTGGTGGTGCCGACCCGGCTGCCCTGGCTCACCGCCACCCAGACGCTCAACGGCTCCGGCGACAACCAGTGCGGCAAGTACAAGTCGGCGTACATGCGGCGCGGTTTCACCGAAGCACAACTCGACGCCATCTACCGCCACTTGTCGACCGAGGACTACGACAACCCGCAGGCGCTGCTCCAGGTCGACTCGTACGGCGGCGCGATCAACCTCCCCGAGAGCGGTGCCACCGCGGTCTACCAACGCAGTTCCGTACTCAAGCTCCAGTACCAGACGTACTGGAGCTGGGATCAGGACGCCAACCACGACGGGGTCACCGACTATCTCGACGCCGAGATCGACCCCGCGATCGCGGCGCCGCATCTGCGCTGGATCCGTGAGTTCTACCGCGACGTCTACCAGGACACCGGCGGAGTGCCGATCCTGGCGCCGACCGACGCCCCGGCGGGCGGACAACCGGAGCCGGTGACCGACGGGTGCTACATCAACTACCCCGACACCGACCTCGACGACCCCGAGTGGAACCGTTCCGGCGAGTCCTCGCACCGCCTGTACTACGGCGACAACTATGCGCGCCTACAAGCGGTCAAGGAGCACTGGGACCCGCGCAATGTGTTCCGTCACGCCCAGTCCATTCAGCCGTACACCCGCTGA
- a CDS encoding trypsin-like peptidase domain-containing protein — MGWFRAESGTDDPADPRFRVASVLDAGDGKAAGAAVVLTPHHLLTCAHVVNDALGKELFDDSRPEEVTLRVQTHGPSGAQLHEAQTVHWIPPRRLDGGDGPPGHGELEWAGDLAVLRVGAALCCPAPPEFRRMRVGQSVRAWHGSALSGSYADVRVKTCDSRVAYLDGALSGMAIGPAYSGGPLWSEAEGAVVGLVAACMLPPVGQGYDSRHVTRRSWGIPWQRIEAELRAAGAGPLLDRPVCDDDPAQAVLADLLANVLPAPMSRADYARAVAERCGLGHPTDGSAPSPEEFARILVTEERALAALTEALRSRDPGAVTALIAAGKLSAVPRLLSPREHDRLLALLTGLPDELVDLLPEAVRAALPLVAELPCGAGFPELLGRLEQLSGDSRSAPGELRVPGLLRAVEYVAVLCPAPERARLRLWADGVAARLGLPASSLRERRADADEWALGRRRRTRPPRLLVHLVKAGADAFHLRLWSDDGMGPHRAPTETGRRYSAAETAGAVLELLERLCRSAPEGVRPVVEVLLDRDCLELPVDEWEFADADGLIPGVLGAEYALVVHCPELLRRNERFLTDWRHRWEHLESSGPVRITGPSTGVREVYGKLLDRRDAARVSVEVSARARMEIIQVCLAMGVPVVLWDRGPAHEVSHAVQQVSDAPARALPEQVRSYRAKTLHRPADHPGRPVLAWADPDRALPELQLSEPTELL; from the coding sequence ATGGGCTGGTTCCGCGCCGAATCGGGCACCGACGATCCGGCGGATCCCCGGTTCCGGGTGGCGTCGGTGCTGGATGCCGGGGACGGCAAAGCGGCCGGCGCGGCCGTGGTGCTGACGCCACATCACCTGCTCACCTGCGCCCATGTGGTCAATGACGCGCTCGGGAAGGAGCTCTTCGACGACAGCCGGCCGGAGGAGGTCACGCTGCGGGTGCAGACCCACGGCCCCTCCGGTGCGCAGCTGCACGAAGCGCAGACCGTCCACTGGATCCCGCCGCGGCGGCTCGACGGAGGCGACGGTCCGCCGGGCCACGGCGAGCTGGAGTGGGCGGGCGATCTGGCGGTCCTCCGGGTCGGCGCCGCGTTATGCTGCCCGGCTCCGCCGGAGTTCCGGCGGATGCGGGTGGGCCAGTCCGTGCGTGCCTGGCACGGCAGCGCGCTGAGCGGCTCGTATGCCGATGTCCGGGTGAAGACCTGTGACAGCCGGGTCGCTTACCTGGACGGCGCGCTGTCCGGGATGGCGATCGGGCCCGCCTACAGCGGCGGCCCGCTGTGGTCGGAGGCCGAGGGCGCGGTCGTGGGACTCGTGGCCGCCTGCATGCTGCCGCCCGTCGGGCAGGGCTACGACTCCCGGCATGTCACCCGCCGCAGTTGGGGCATCCCGTGGCAGCGGATCGAGGCGGAGCTGCGGGCGGCCGGCGCCGGACCCCTGCTCGACCGGCCGGTGTGCGACGACGATCCCGCGCAGGCCGTCCTCGCCGATCTGCTGGCGAATGTGCTGCCCGCGCCGATGTCCCGGGCCGACTACGCCAGGGCGGTCGCCGAACGCTGCGGTCTCGGGCACCCCACGGACGGGTCCGCCCCGTCTCCGGAGGAGTTCGCGCGGATCCTGGTGACCGAGGAGCGGGCGCTGGCCGCGCTGACGGAAGCGCTGCGCTCCAGGGACCCGGGAGCCGTGACCGCGCTGATCGCGGCGGGGAAGCTGTCCGCGGTGCCCCGGCTGCTGTCGCCGCGGGAGCACGACCGGCTGCTGGCCCTGCTGACCGGGCTGCCGGACGAGCTGGTGGATCTGCTGCCGGAGGCCGTACGGGCCGCGCTGCCGCTGGTCGCCGAACTCCCCTGTGGCGCCGGGTTTCCCGAGCTGCTGGGGAGGCTGGAGCAGCTCTCCGGCGACAGCCGTTCCGCGCCGGGTGAACTGCGGGTGCCCGGCCTGCTGCGGGCGGTCGAGTATGTGGCGGTGCTGTGTCCCGCGCCGGAGCGGGCCCGGCTGCGGCTGTGGGCCGACGGTGTCGCCGCCCGGCTCGGCCTCCCCGCGTCCTCACTGCGGGAGCGCCGTGCCGACGCGGACGAATGGGCTCTCGGGCGGCGCCGGCGCACCCGCCCGCCGAGGCTGCTGGTGCATCTGGTCAAAGCCGGTGCGGACGCCTTCCATCTGCGCCTGTGGAGCGATGACGGAATGGGCCCGCACCGGGCGCCGACCGAGACCGGCCGCCGGTACAGCGCGGCTGAGACCGCCGGGGCGGTGCTGGAGCTCCTGGAGCGGCTCTGCCGGTCCGCTCCCGAGGGCGTCCGGCCGGTCGTCGAGGTCCTCCTCGATCGTGACTGCCTCGAACTCCCCGTGGACGAGTGGGAGTTCGCGGATGCGGACGGGCTGATCCCCGGGGTGCTGGGCGCGGAGTACGCCCTGGTGGTGCACTGCCCGGAACTCCTGCGCCGCAATGAGCGTTTTCTCACCGACTGGCGCCACCGCTGGGAACATCTGGAATCCTCCGGCCCCGTTCGCATCACCGGTCCGTCCACCGGAGTGCGCGAGGTGTACGGCAAGTTGCTCGACCGGCGCGATGCCGCCCGGGTGTCGGTCGAGGTGTCCGCACGGGCCCGTATGGAGATCATCCAGGTGTGTCTGGCCATGGGCGTTCCCGTCGTGCTGTGGGACCGCGGTCCGGCGCACGAGGTCTCACATGCCGTCCAGCAGGTCTCGGACGCCCCGGCCCGTGCGCTGCCCGAGCAGGTCCGTTCCTACCGCGCCAAGACCCTGCACCGTCCCGCCGACCATCCGGGACGGCCCGTCCTCGCCTGGGCCGACCCCGACCGCGCGCTGCCCGAACTCCAGCTTTCCGAACCCACGGAGCTCTTATGA
- a CDS encoding amino acid permease, whose translation MTTPPPSPVAAPPAPPGHGQSPQQSGLQSGLKNRHLSMIAVGGVIGAGLFVGSASGIAAAGPGILLSYALVGALVVFVMRMLGEMAAANPTSGSFSAYADRALGRWAGFSIGWLYWFFWVVVLAVEATAGAAILTSWVPAVPQWAWALIVMVVLTATNLASVASFGEFEFWFAGIKVVAIAAFIVIGGLAIFGVLPGSDNAATGFANLTSHGGFLPNGPSAILTGVLMVVFSFMGSEIVTLAAGESEDPQRAVTKATKSVIWRVGIFYLGSILVVVSLLPWNDPSIAKKGSYVAALDSIGIPHAGQIMNVIVLTAVLSCLNSGLYTASRMAFSLGQRGDAPKAFARTNSRGVPQAAILASVIFGFIAVGFNYLWPTTVFQFLLNSSGAVALFVWLVICFSQLRMRGIILRENPDKLVVRMWLFPYLTWATIAMISFVLVYMLTDDSEGGGRIQVVLSVLLAIVVVAVSLVRDRLGRGASEKEAVTSR comes from the coding sequence TGGGTGGGGTCATCGGCGCCGGCCTCTTCGTGGGTTCCGCCTCCGGCATCGCCGCGGCCGGCCCCGGCATCCTGCTGTCGTACGCCCTGGTCGGCGCGCTGGTCGTGTTCGTGATGCGGATGCTCGGTGAGATGGCGGCCGCCAACCCGACCTCCGGCTCGTTCTCCGCCTACGCGGACCGGGCGCTCGGCCGCTGGGCCGGATTCTCGATCGGCTGGCTGTACTGGTTCTTCTGGGTCGTGGTGCTCGCCGTGGAGGCGACCGCCGGTGCCGCCATCCTCACCAGCTGGGTCCCGGCCGTCCCGCAGTGGGCCTGGGCGCTGATCGTGATGGTCGTGCTCACCGCCACCAACCTCGCCTCGGTCGCCTCGTTCGGTGAGTTCGAGTTCTGGTTCGCGGGCATCAAGGTCGTCGCCATCGCGGCCTTCATCGTCATCGGCGGTCTGGCGATCTTCGGGGTGCTGCCCGGATCCGACAACGCGGCCACCGGCTTCGCCAATCTCACCTCCCATGGCGGCTTCCTGCCGAACGGCCCCAGCGCGATCCTCACCGGTGTGCTGATGGTCGTCTTCTCCTTCATGGGCAGCGAGATCGTCACCCTCGCCGCCGGTGAGTCCGAGGACCCGCAGCGCGCGGTCACCAAGGCCACCAAGAGCGTCATCTGGCGAGTCGGCATCTTCTACCTCGGCTCGATCCTCGTGGTGGTCTCCCTGCTGCCGTGGAACGACCCGTCGATCGCCAAGAAGGGCTCGTACGTCGCGGCCCTGGACTCCATAGGCATCCCGCACGCCGGTCAGATCATGAACGTCATCGTGCTGACCGCGGTGCTCTCCTGCCTCAACTCCGGCCTCTACACCGCCTCCCGGATGGCCTTCTCGCTCGGTCAGCGCGGCGACGCCCCGAAGGCCTTCGCCCGGACGAACTCCCGAGGCGTCCCGCAGGCCGCGATCCTGGCCTCCGTCATCTTCGGCTTCATCGCGGTCGGCTTCAACTACCTGTGGCCGACCACGGTCTTCCAGTTCCTGCTGAACTCGTCCGGCGCGGTGGCGCTGTTCGTCTGGCTGGTCATCTGCTTCTCCCAGCTGCGGATGCGCGGGATCATCCTGCGCGAGAACCCCGACAAGCTGGTCGTCCGGATGTGGCTCTTCCCGTACCTGACCTGGGCGACGATCGCGATGATCTCGTTCGTGCTGGTCTACATGCTCACCGACGACAGTGAGGGCGGCGGCCGGATCCAGGTCGTGCTGTCGGTGCTGCTCGCCATCGTGGTCGTCGCGGTCTCCCTGGTCCGCGACCGGCTCGGCCGCGGCGCCTCCGAGAAGGAGGCCGTCACCTCCCGCTGA
- a CDS encoding SAV_2336 N-terminal domain-related protein, protein MTGGTDRLREVLAVFAGAGVELDRHSLLDALWLAGRLPTGPQSAPLARALGPGHRSAAGEPCPEPPPPPPPDDSALAEAEPPDVLPLDDLGGDLHAAPETGTVPRPPRREFPLPPKTSAAIPLRVPENKALLGELGIGRALRPLRQRRATTRIQEFDEAATAAALAESGLPDVVLRPGHERWLDLALVVDDGMSMLLWRRLAVEWRTMMQRVGAFRMVHVHGLDTRGPDAPLLRGRPFDPDTTSLPPAVLADPSGQTLILLLSDGMGAAWRDGRMHRVLGRWAANGPVAVLHALPPRLWGGSGIQAGRWRVTTRRRGAAGASWSVSDPVLPADLAPFHGLPVPVLETSAGPVSAWSRLLASTGGTVQLPLLHAPAGRSVVPSGDGTDSVRHFRAAASPEAYRLAAHIAAVAPASVPVMRLVQSAVPWSADTAHLAEVFLGGLMHPVEAPVAGPLRDQHRIFDFPEAAKSALLDAVSTPELLRTGRHIGRRLEQLAGRSPDFPAWLAHPDGMDHLPAGSRAFSSVERRLMARLGASVQVAPPDDDTEPAGPDGWRPLTSRDPRRLGPYTLHGRQPGARSLVYLGRDRHGKEAAVRVIRPGAPDEAAAMLATEAEALGRMAGQYAPLLLATGPRDEPPWLAMQLYRPSGQDQGGPPPQLSSLLRAATGSQLRRDTLLSIAYGWHLASAVNLCHLKGLVLPELTPQSVHVVGRSLMLTGLGRCGIDGEFRARGAEAVPTMADNVESLGQVLRRLGDKHHVPVSAESGDMALWQGDTWRPLREIVKACLSEDPGRRPTAGEVAEAFARYVPMVTELRTGGGEPGGTDGARSAARYSFRPGPQIPLDDGTAAPDAAAAGPSRGSAPAPRLGRRRMGPEQQRKLELIRARLRFSYRTTVLGVDGEVGRSTVTVALGSLLAAARGGRVIALDAGHAVGELAARLNRGGTAGLRHNLLRTLPAVDTYEAVLRHTVDGPSGLRALTHGLGRTTPVPVYEEEYRRLMELLSRHFSVVLADWAHLRTESVTDTALSMTHRLVVVARMTERGMGQTQALLTRLARRGYPELAERAVLAVTGLPGPDRPARRDDFAEQFRGHPGGMVFIPFDYRLDSQRDIDLARLRSRTQDAFLDLAVLLAEDFPDHTP, encoded by the coding sequence ATGACAGGAGGAACGGACCGGCTCCGGGAGGTGCTCGCGGTCTTCGCGGGGGCCGGTGTCGAGCTGGACCGGCACTCCCTGCTCGACGCGCTCTGGCTGGCCGGACGGCTGCCGACCGGCCCGCAATCGGCGCCTCTCGCACGGGCGTTGGGCCCCGGGCACCGGTCGGCGGCCGGCGAGCCGTGCCCGGAGCCACCACCGCCGCCCCCGCCGGACGACAGTGCCCTGGCGGAAGCGGAACCCCCGGACGTCCTGCCGCTGGACGACCTCGGCGGCGATCTGCACGCCGCGCCGGAGACCGGCACGGTGCCGCGGCCGCCCCGGCGGGAGTTCCCGCTGCCGCCGAAGACGAGTGCGGCGATCCCGCTGCGGGTCCCGGAGAACAAGGCGCTCCTCGGCGAGCTGGGGATCGGCCGCGCCCTGCGCCCGCTGCGCCAGCGCCGGGCCACCACCCGTATCCAGGAGTTCGACGAGGCGGCGACGGCGGCCGCGCTGGCCGAGAGCGGGCTGCCCGATGTCGTGCTGCGGCCCGGGCACGAACGCTGGCTCGATCTCGCGCTCGTGGTGGACGACGGGATGTCGATGCTGCTGTGGCGGCGGCTCGCCGTCGAGTGGCGGACGATGATGCAGCGGGTCGGGGCGTTCCGCATGGTCCATGTGCACGGGCTGGACACCCGCGGGCCCGATGCCCCGCTGCTGCGCGGCCGCCCGTTCGACCCGGACACCACCTCGCTGCCGCCGGCGGTGCTGGCCGACCCGTCCGGCCAGACCTTGATCCTGCTGCTGAGCGATGGGATGGGGGCCGCCTGGCGGGACGGCCGGATGCACCGGGTGCTGGGGCGCTGGGCGGCGAACGGGCCGGTGGCGGTGCTGCACGCGCTGCCGCCGCGGCTGTGGGGCGGCTCCGGCATCCAGGCCGGCCGCTGGCGGGTGACGACGCGCCGGCGCGGCGCCGCCGGGGCCTCGTGGAGCGTCAGCGATCCCGTTCTGCCCGCTGACCTCGCGCCGTTCCACGGGCTGCCGGTGCCGGTGCTGGAGACCTCAGCGGGTCCCGTCTCGGCCTGGTCCCGGCTGCTCGCCTCGACCGGCGGCACGGTCCAGCTCCCGCTGCTGCACGCACCGGCCGGGCGCTCCGTCGTCCCGTCCGGCGACGGCACGGACTCCGTGCGGCACTTCCGCGCGGCGGCCTCGCCCGAGGCGTACCGGCTCGCCGCGCATATCGCGGCGGTGGCGCCCGCTTCCGTGCCGGTGATGCGGCTGGTGCAGTCCGCGGTGCCGTGGTCCGCGGACACCGCCCATCTGGCCGAGGTGTTCCTGGGCGGGCTGATGCACCCCGTCGAGGCGCCGGTTGCCGGCCCGCTGCGGGACCAGCACCGGATCTTCGACTTCCCCGAGGCCGCCAAGTCGGCGCTCCTGGACGCGGTGTCCACCCCCGAACTCCTGCGCACCGGCAGGCACATCGGACGCCGCCTGGAGCAACTGGCCGGGCGCTCCCCCGACTTCCCCGCCTGGCTCGCGCATCCGGACGGGATGGACCACCTCCCGGCCGGCTCGCGCGCCTTCTCCTCCGTGGAGCGGCGGCTGATGGCCCGGCTCGGCGCCTCCGTGCAGGTGGCGCCGCCGGACGACGACACGGAGCCCGCGGGCCCGGACGGCTGGCGCCCCCTCACCTCGCGCGATCCGCGCCGGCTGGGCCCGTACACCCTGCACGGCCGGCAGCCCGGCGCGCGTTCGCTCGTGTACCTGGGCCGTGATCGGCACGGCAAAGAGGCCGCGGTCCGGGTGATCAGGCCGGGCGCGCCGGACGAGGCGGCGGCGATGCTCGCCACCGAGGCGGAGGCGCTGGGGCGGATGGCCGGCCAGTATGCGCCGCTGCTGCTGGCGACCGGCCCGCGCGATGAGCCGCCGTGGCTGGCCATGCAGCTCTACCGGCCGTCCGGGCAGGACCAGGGCGGGCCGCCGCCGCAGCTCAGCAGCCTGCTGCGGGCCGCGACCGGCTCCCAGCTGCGCCGCGACACCCTGCTGTCCATCGCCTACGGATGGCATCTGGCGAGCGCCGTCAACCTCTGCCACCTCAAGGGGCTGGTGCTGCCAGAACTGACACCACAGAGCGTGCATGTCGTCGGTCGCTCCCTGATGCTGACCGGGCTCGGCCGGTGCGGCATCGACGGGGAGTTCCGGGCCCGCGGGGCGGAGGCCGTCCCCACGATGGCGGACAACGTCGAGTCCCTGGGCCAGGTCCTGCGCCGGCTCGGGGACAAGCACCATGTCCCGGTGTCCGCGGAGAGCGGGGACATGGCGCTGTGGCAGGGCGACACCTGGCGGCCGTTGCGCGAGATCGTCAAGGCGTGTCTCTCCGAGGACCCGGGCCGCCGTCCGACCGCCGGTGAGGTCGCCGAGGCGTTCGCCCGTTACGTGCCGATGGTGACGGAGCTGCGGACGGGCGGTGGCGAGCCCGGTGGCACGGACGGCGCCCGGAGCGCCGCGCGCTACTCGTTCCGTCCGGGGCCGCAGATCCCGCTCGACGACGGCACCGCGGCGCCCGACGCGGCGGCGGCCGGGCCGTCGCGGGGCAGTGCTCCGGCGCCCCGGCTGGGGCGGCGGCGGATGGGGCCGGAGCAGCAGCGGAAGCTGGAACTGATCCGGGCCCGCCTGCGGTTCAGCTACCGGACGACCGTCCTCGGCGTCGACGGCGAGGTCGGCCGGAGCACCGTCACGGTCGCCCTGGGCTCGCTGCTGGCCGCGGCGCGCGGCGGGCGGGTGATCGCGCTCGACGCCGGCCACGCGGTCGGTGAGCTGGCCGCCCGGCTGAACCGCGGCGGCACCGCCGGTCTGCGCCACAATCTGCTCCGTACGCTGCCCGCGGTCGACACCTACGAGGCGGTGCTGCGCCACACTGTGGACGGCCCGTCAGGGCTGCGTGCGCTCACCCACGGCCTGGGCCGGACCACACCGGTTCCGGTGTACGAGGAGGAGTACCGCCGGCTGATGGAGCTGCTGAGCCGGCACTTCTCCGTCGTCCTCGCGGACTGGGCGCATCTGCGGACGGAGAGCGTCACCGACACCGCCCTTTCGATGACGCACCGTCTGGTCGTGGTGGCCCGGATGACCGAGCGCGGCATGGGGCAGACCCAGGCGCTGCTGACCCGTCTCGCGCGGCGCGGCTACCCGGAGCTGGCGGAGCGTGCCGTCCTCGCGGTCACCGGCCTTCCCGGCCCTGACCGGCCGGCCCGGCGTGACGACTTCGCCGAACAGTTCCGCGGCCATCCGGGCGGGATGGTCTTCATCCCCTTCGACTACCGCCTCGACAGCCAGCGGGACATCGATCTCGCCCGGCTGCGGTCCCGTACGCAGGACGCGTTCCTCGATCTCGCCGTGCTGCTGGCGGAGGACTTCCCCGATCACACACCGTGA
- a CDS encoding AAA family ATPase, whose translation MNAEPAADWRLFQGDGTQRRVTLPQAPPWRRFGGSRRGAPGPLPYLIAPEHADVVNAALHLRRPLLVTGPAGTGKSSLARAVAHELDLGEVLRWPVNSRANVQDALYRYDAIGRLRETTLSRDRGEAEPSIGSFVRLGPLGTALVPGPRPRVLLVDELDKGDVDLPNDLLTVFEEGVFEIPELARLPEAQSVIQVLAADSQDPVTVERGKVLCTEFPVVVITSNGERDFPPAFLRRCIRLDLPTPDEERLRAIVAAHLGDGSLDGVEDLLRSFLQRRGPGELATDQLLNAVFLRAGGVDLDADGLLDAVLHQLGGTV comes from the coding sequence ATGAACGCCGAACCGGCCGCCGACTGGCGGCTGTTCCAGGGAGACGGCACCCAGCGCCGGGTCACCCTGCCGCAGGCCCCGCCCTGGCGCAGGTTCGGCGGCTCGCGGCGCGGCGCCCCCGGGCCGCTGCCGTATCTGATCGCTCCGGAACATGCCGATGTGGTCAATGCCGCGCTGCATCTGCGCAGACCGCTCCTGGTCACCGGGCCGGCCGGCACCGGCAAGTCCTCGCTCGCCCGGGCGGTCGCCCATGAGCTCGACCTCGGTGAGGTGCTGCGCTGGCCGGTGAACAGCCGGGCCAACGTCCAGGACGCCCTGTACCGCTACGACGCCATCGGGCGGCTGCGGGAGACCACCCTCAGCCGGGACCGCGGGGAGGCCGAGCCCTCCATCGGCAGCTTCGTCCGCCTCGGCCCGCTGGGGACGGCGCTGGTGCCGGGCCCGCGGCCGCGGGTGCTGCTCGTCGACGAGCTCGACAAGGGGGACGTCGATCTGCCCAACGATCTGCTGACCGTGTTCGAGGAGGGCGTCTTCGAGATCCCGGAGCTGGCCAGGCTGCCCGAGGCGCAGTCGGTGATCCAGGTGCTGGCGGCCGACTCCCAGGACCCGGTCACGGTGGAGCGGGGCAAGGTGCTCTGCACCGAATTCCCGGTCGTGGTGATCACGAGCAACGGGGAGCGGGACTTCCCGCCGGCGTTCCTGCGCCGCTGCATCCGGCTGGATCTGCCCACTCCCGACGAGGAGCGGCTGCGCGCCATCGTGGCGGCCCACCTCGGCGACGGCTCGCTGGACGGCGTCGAGGATCTGCTCCGGTCGTTCCTCCAGCGCCGCGGCCCGGGCGAACTCGCCACCGACCAGCTGCTCAACGCCGTCTTCCTGCGCGCCGGCGGCGTCGATCTGGACGCCGACGGGCTGCTGGACGCCGTGCTCCACCAACTCGGCGGGACCGTCTGA